One segment of Brassica napus cultivar Da-Ae chromosome C3, Da-Ae, whole genome shotgun sequence DNA contains the following:
- the LOC106351833 gene encoding uncharacterized protein At5g65660 — MENTQDFSPPHMDASRPSLGFPLGTALLLIIIFSLSGIFSCCYHWDKHRSLRRSLANASGHPSATSSDIESSPFKPRLPFPDLKKNQNLSVPVLMPGDNTPKFIALPCPCAPPRPEKLTVDVQSPPHSPPVKPPRFPVPLY; from the exons ATGGAGAACACTCAAGATTTCTCTCCGCCCCACATGGATGCGTCTCGGCCGTCACTGGGATTCCCTCTTGGCACCGCTCTGCTTCTCATAATCATTTTCAGTCTATCGGGAATATTCTCTTGCTGTTACCATTGGGATAAACATCGCTCTCTCCGCCGCTCTTTGGCCAATGCCTCCGGTCATCCCTCAGCCACTTCCTCCGACATAGAGTCCTCTCCGTTCAAACCTAGACTCCCTTTTCCG GATTTGAAGAAAAACCAGAATCTGAGCGTACCGGTGTTGATGCCTGGAGATAATACGCCCAAATTTATAGCATTACCGTGTCCGTGTGCACCGCCTCGGCCGGAGAAGCTCACCGTCGATGTTCAAAGTCCGCCGCATTCACCACCTGTGAAGCCGCCGCGTTTTCCCGTTCCTCtttattag